The Muricauda sp. SCSIO 65647 genome includes a region encoding these proteins:
- a CDS encoding ABC transporter substrate-binding protein → MACLLLCFLVVGCHEQKRAPQAAISHAEKIIVNYAKGFTVERNGEFIVLEVTSPWPGADKGFRYALVPREKLSSITLPRDGYDAIVPIPVNNMVVTSTTHIPALEALGGLNKLIGFPDTKYISSKAARKLIAEEKILELGSNESLNTEMVLALKPEVLVGFSVSNQNSAYSIIENAGIPVTYNGDWVEQSPLGKAEWIKFFGVLLGKEKEADSIFNEIEKSYQEIKSIAAKVDKKSTVLSGALYKDVWYLPGGESWAARFIEDANAAYLWSDTEGTGSLGLSLEAVLEKGQEADFWLAPSQFTTYEEMKTANNHYQRFKAFKEKHVYTVAFTKGETGGLLYYELAPQRPDLVLKDLVYIFHPELLSEYNPFFFKPLR, encoded by the coding sequence TTGGCGTGTTTGCTTCTTTGTTTTTTGGTCGTTGGTTGTCATGAGCAAAAAAGGGCACCTCAAGCGGCCATAAGTCATGCGGAAAAAATCATTGTCAACTATGCAAAAGGGTTCACGGTTGAACGAAATGGTGAATTCATCGTATTGGAAGTAACATCGCCTTGGCCCGGTGCAGACAAAGGATTTAGGTATGCTTTGGTACCAAGGGAAAAACTGTCATCGATCACCCTGCCCCGAGATGGCTATGACGCCATTGTGCCCATACCGGTCAACAATATGGTAGTGACCTCCACCACGCACATTCCGGCTTTGGAAGCATTGGGAGGGTTAAACAAATTGATAGGTTTTCCAGACACAAAGTACATCTCATCTAAGGCAGCCAGAAAACTGATCGCTGAAGAAAAAATATTGGAACTGGGCAGCAATGAGAGCCTAAACACCGAAATGGTCTTGGCGCTCAAACCAGAGGTTCTGGTGGGTTTTTCGGTAAGCAATCAAAATTCAGCATATTCAATCATTGAAAATGCCGGCATACCTGTTACGTATAACGGTGATTGGGTAGAGCAAAGCCCGTTGGGCAAGGCTGAATGGATAAAGTTTTTTGGGGTTTTATTGGGTAAGGAAAAGGAAGCCGATAGTATTTTCAATGAGATTGAGAAATCATATCAAGAAATAAAGTCGATTGCCGCTAAGGTTGATAAAAAATCCACAGTGTTGAGTGGAGCCCTTTACAAAGATGTCTGGTACTTGCCGGGCGGTGAAAGTTGGGCCGCACGATTCATCGAGGATGCGAATGCAGCATATCTTTGGAGCGATACCGAAGGTACCGGAAGTCTCGGCCTCAGCCTTGAAGCCGTTCTTGAGAAAGGTCAAGAAGCTGATTTTTGGTTGGCACCTTCCCAATTTACCACGTATGAAGAAATGAAAACTGCCAACAATCATTACCAACGATTTAAGGCTTTTAAAGAAAAACACGTTTATACGGTAGCTTTTACGAAAGGTGAAACAGGTGGACTTTTATACTATGAATTGGCCCCCCAACGCCCAGATTTGGTATTGAAAGATCTGGTGTACATCTTTCATCCAGAGCTACTGTCCGAATACAATCCTTTTTTTTTCAAACCCCTGCGATAA
- a CDS encoding iron ABC transporter permease — protein sequence MANHNMFRVSYLLLLIAFLAAGILNISLGSVSIPFETTVKSLLGYTLENESWQYIIHNYRLPKAITAVLVGGGLAVSGLLMQTLFRNPLAGPFVLGISSGASLGAALLLLGASFLGGWFSFGLANDLSLAVAASLGSFLVLLVIMLVANRVRDTMALLIIGLMFGSITAAIVSVLAYFSPAENLQRFIFWSYGSVGNLSWTQVLVLGTIILAGLLLSLFTIKGLNAFLLGENYAQTLGVSLKKVRYALIIATGLLAGGITAFAGPIAFVGLAVPHLTRQIFDTMEHKILLPAVFLYGAILMLLCDTLAQLPSSAKVLPINAITSIVGAPVVIWLLTKKRKMIF from the coding sequence ATGGCCAATCATAACATGTTCAGGGTTTCTTACCTTTTGCTTCTGATAGCATTTCTGGCAGCCGGAATATTGAATATCAGTTTGGGTTCGGTTTCCATTCCATTTGAAACTACCGTGAAAAGCCTTTTGGGGTATACTTTGGAAAATGAATCATGGCAGTACATCATACACAACTATCGCTTGCCCAAGGCCATAACGGCAGTTTTGGTCGGGGGCGGATTGGCCGTTAGCGGGTTGTTGATGCAAACCCTATTTCGAAACCCACTGGCCGGACCTTTTGTGTTGGGCATCAGTTCTGGCGCCAGTTTGGGCGCGGCACTGCTATTGCTCGGTGCATCGTTTTTGGGGGGATGGTTTTCCTTTGGTCTGGCAAATGACCTTTCATTGGCCGTAGCTGCCAGTTTGGGCAGTTTTTTAGTGCTTTTGGTCATTATGTTGGTCGCCAATCGTGTACGTGATACCATGGCCCTTCTTATTATCGGACTCATGTTCGGTAGCATTACGGCGGCCATCGTCAGTGTTTTGGCCTATTTTTCACCTGCGGAAAATCTACAACGTTTTATTTTTTGGTCGTATGGCAGTGTGGGCAACCTATCTTGGACACAGGTCTTGGTTCTTGGCACGATCATTTTGGCAGGGTTGCTCTTGAGCCTATTTACCATCAAAGGCCTGAACGCTTTTTTATTGGGCGAGAACTATGCACAGACCTTGGGCGTTTCTTTGAAAAAAGTACGGTATGCGCTTATCATCGCTACAGGTTTGCTGGCTGGGGGCATTACCGCCTTTGCCGGCCCCATTGCCTTTGTAGGTCTGGCGGTTCCGCATCTTACCCGGCAGATTTTTGATACTATGGAGCACAAAATTTTGTTGCCTGCCGTTTTTCTGTACGGTGCCATTTTGATGTTGCTCTGTGACACCTTGGCCCAGTTGCCCAGTTCGGCCAAAGTATTGCCCATAAATGCAATTACCTCTATAGTGGGGGCCCCAGTGGTTATCTGGCTATTGACCAAAAAGCGGAAAATGATTTTCTGA
- a CDS encoding ABC transporter ATP-binding protein has translation MEEEKKSIAVSDLSIGYKDLVLINELSFQLNKGEFCAIVGVNGIGKSTLLRTLAKLQVKLQGDILVQEKLMGKLSQSALAKKISVVLTEPIASKNLTVQELIALGRQPYTNWLGTLTEHDREIILRSLKTFGLENIQHKKCHELSDGQQQRVFIARAMAQDTSLILLDEPTTHLDLHHKVQIFKLLQQLAHGHDKTILFTTHEIALAIQLCDKMLILDGKENPFGEPCQLIEQGHFERLFPKEMVRFDARTGSFKVTE, from the coding sequence ATGGAAGAGGAAAAAAAGAGCATAGCGGTCAGTGACCTGTCCATCGGGTACAAAGATTTGGTGTTAATAAATGAACTGTCGTTCCAGCTCAACAAAGGAGAGTTTTGCGCGATAGTCGGGGTCAACGGAATCGGTAAGTCCACATTGCTCAGAACATTGGCCAAATTGCAGGTAAAACTGCAAGGTGACATATTGGTACAAGAAAAGTTGATGGGCAAGCTATCGCAAAGTGCCTTGGCCAAAAAAATAAGTGTGGTGCTCACTGAGCCCATCGCCTCAAAAAACCTGACCGTACAAGAACTTATCGCTTTAGGGCGTCAACCCTATACAAACTGGCTGGGTACCCTTACCGAGCATGATAGGGAAATTATTCTTCGCAGTCTGAAAACATTTGGGCTAGAGAATATTCAACACAAAAAATGTCATGAACTGAGTGATGGTCAGCAGCAGCGAGTGTTCATCGCCCGGGCCATGGCACAGGACACTTCATTGATTTTGCTGGATGAACCCACCACCCATCTCGATCTGCACCATAAGGTTCAAATCTTCAAATTATTGCAGCAATTGGCCCATGGGCATGACAAAACGATTCTTTTCACTACCCATGAAATTGCACTGGCCATTCAACTCTGTGACAAAATGTTGATTTTAGATGGTAAGGAAAATCCCTTTGGGGAACCTTGCCAACTGATCGAGCAAGGCCATTTTGAACGATTGTTTCCAAAAGAGATGGTGCGATTCGATGCAAGAACGGGGTCATTCAAAGTCACTGAGTAA
- the rmuC gene encoding DNA recombination protein RmuC, whose amino-acid sequence MDSDLLLILVGIFAVVIGVLLGLYIQRLKTQSKGSVWEERERQLENALKSVEEEKKSILENRRVLEIKLAKEEEKFKNLDEKFLAQKEEVEQLQEKFTKEFENLANKILDEKSEKFTKQNKVNIENILTPLDKKIKEFEKKVEENQKQSFGINAALKEQLRLLQEQNLKITQEAENLTKALKGDSKMQGNWGELVLERVLEKSGLEKDREYSVQQSFKLEDGSRVMPDVIINLPDGKKMVVDSKVSLTDYERFINADEDDKPNFLKDHLNSLRKHIEQLSAKKYEDLYEMESPDFVLMFVPIEPAFAIAINEDNSLYNKAFEQNIVIVTPATLLATLRTIDTMWSNEKQQRNAIEIARQAGALYDKFEGFVIDLTKVGKKMDEAKNEYRGAMNKLVEGRGNIVTSIERLKKMGAKAKKSIPEPILKRAQEDDVEQSKLEI is encoded by the coding sequence ATGGATTCTGATCTGCTATTGATATTGGTTGGCATATTCGCTGTTGTGATCGGTGTTTTGTTGGGGCTGTATATCCAAAGGCTAAAAACACAATCTAAGGGAAGCGTTTGGGAAGAACGCGAAAGACAATTGGAGAATGCCCTTAAATCAGTGGAAGAAGAGAAAAAATCAATATTGGAAAATAGAAGGGTACTGGAAATAAAACTGGCCAAAGAGGAGGAAAAATTTAAGAATTTAGATGAAAAGTTTTTGGCCCAAAAAGAAGAGGTCGAACAGCTACAGGAAAAATTCACCAAAGAGTTCGAGAACCTTGCCAATAAGATCCTCGACGAAAAAAGCGAAAAATTTACCAAACAGAACAAGGTAAACATCGAGAACATATTAACACCCCTGGACAAGAAAATAAAGGAGTTTGAAAAAAAGGTCGAGGAAAACCAAAAACAAAGTTTTGGCATCAATGCTGCGCTTAAAGAACAACTTCGGCTTTTGCAGGAGCAAAATCTAAAAATTACCCAAGAGGCCGAAAATCTGACCAAAGCCTTAAAGGGAGACAGTAAAATGCAAGGCAATTGGGGTGAGTTGGTTTTGGAACGTGTATTGGAAAAATCAGGACTTGAAAAAGACCGTGAGTATAGTGTACAACAAAGTTTCAAATTGGAAGATGGCAGCCGTGTGATGCCCGATGTCATCATTAACCTACCTGATGGTAAAAAGATGGTGGTCGACTCTAAAGTATCGTTGACCGATTATGAACGCTTCATCAATGCAGATGAAGACGATAAACCAAATTTCTTGAAAGACCACCTCAATTCATTGCGCAAACATATTGAGCAGCTCTCGGCAAAGAAGTATGAAGATCTGTATGAAATGGAAAGTCCTGATTTTGTACTGATGTTCGTGCCCATTGAACCTGCCTTTGCCATTGCCATTAATGAAGATAATTCGCTGTACAACAAGGCTTTTGAGCAAAACATTGTAATCGTAACCCCGGCAACCCTACTGGCAACACTGCGCACTATTGATACGATGTGGAGCAACGAAAAACAGCAACGAAATGCCATTGAGATTGCTCGCCAGGCGGGCGCACTGTACGATAAATTTGAGGGATTCGTAATCGATTTGACCAAAGTGGGCAAAAAAATGGACGAGGCCAAAAACGAATACCGGGGGGCCATGAACAAATTGGTTGAAGGCCGTGGTAACATTGTGACAAGTATAGAACGTCTAAAAAAGATGGGCGCCAAAGCCAAAAAATCGATTCCCGAACCTATTTTAAAACGCGCCCAAGAAGATGATGTCGAGCAATCTAAGCTTGAAATCTGA
- a CDS encoding M48 family metallopeptidase — translation MRFLLIFCFVFSSAFSQKNTTLDTLDHKHRKASKEFFVNKLDRFGDELNGKYSNKVNDELQKNIEDFKTFFSKSIDRGEYVYNTPFNGKVEEIYTEIYQKNPTVPKDFQLLVSRNISLNAFCLANGTMVVNTGAIHYLENESQLAAIICHEIAHKLLDHSENGIVKSAIEKHSKESKKETRDIKRQKFNRQERAFSIVKEKLFNHSKENRKHEFEADSVGFLLLRKTKYKPSEFLRALDLSLQYDTIKPANLDIGIYKEIFDIPDQPFQEKWLEKEDFTKYDYVYEEKISSDSISTHPEIVQRIEKLKTDFHELRDVAVDTLKLTANGEYAELRARAKKDQVAHLFALKKYGFCIYLSLYRIQQSFEVEYHKDWLGKAFKEMHKARKAYMANKYLDRINPEEQSESYQQFINFMWNLRLDEIHTIAEYYTR, via the coding sequence ATGAGATTTTTACTTATTTTTTGTTTTGTCTTTTCCAGTGCATTCTCACAGAAAAACACCACTCTTGATACTTTAGACCACAAACATAGAAAAGCCAGCAAGGAGTTTTTTGTAAACAAGCTCGATCGGTTTGGAGATGAGTTGAATGGCAAATATTCAAACAAGGTCAACGATGAACTGCAAAAAAATATTGAAGATTTCAAAACGTTTTTTTCCAAAAGTATCGATAGGGGAGAATATGTGTACAACACCCCGTTCAATGGTAAAGTAGAAGAAATCTATACCGAGATTTATCAAAAAAACCCGACGGTACCCAAAGATTTTCAGCTATTGGTATCGCGAAATATTTCATTGAACGCTTTTTGTCTTGCCAATGGCACCATGGTCGTGAATACCGGTGCAATTCACTATTTGGAGAACGAGTCACAATTGGCGGCCATAATCTGCCATGAAATTGCCCATAAACTTTTAGATCATTCAGAAAATGGTATTGTAAAAAGTGCAATTGAAAAACACTCCAAAGAATCGAAAAAAGAGACTAGAGACATCAAAAGACAAAAATTTAATCGACAAGAACGTGCCTTTTCAATTGTAAAAGAGAAACTATTCAATCATAGCAAGGAAAATAGGAAGCACGAATTTGAGGCCGATTCTGTTGGCTTTTTACTACTTAGGAAGACCAAATACAAGCCATCGGAATTTTTGAGGGCGTTAGACCTTTCATTGCAGTATGATACCATTAAACCTGCAAATCTAGATATTGGTATCTATAAAGAAATATTTGATATTCCCGACCAACCGTTTCAAGAAAAGTGGCTAGAGAAAGAAGACTTCACAAAGTATGATTATGTATATGAAGAAAAGATTTCAAGTGATTCGATAAGTACCCATCCAGAAATTGTACAACGAATTGAAAAGCTTAAAACAGATTTTCATGAATTAAGGGATGTCGCTGTCGATACGTTGAAACTCACTGCAAATGGTGAATATGCCGAGTTGCGGGCAAGAGCAAAAAAAGATCAGGTGGCCCATTTGTTCGCGCTCAAAAAGTATGGCTTTTGTATTTATCTGAGCTTATATAGAATTCAACAAAGTTTTGAGGTAGAATACCATAAAGATTGGTTGGGCAAAGCCTTTAAGGAAATGCATAAGGCCCGTAAAGCGTATATGGCCAATAAATATTTAGATCGTATAAATCCTGAGGAGCAATCAGAAAGCTATCAGCAGTTTATCAACTTTATGTGGAACCTGCGCCTTGATGAGATCCATACCATAGCTGAATACTATACACGGTAG
- the pgl gene encoding 6-phosphogluconolactonase — protein sequence MEVKIYKDKQEVAQQFSAYFADLVHRKQTFHVALSGGSTPKLAFDVLASEYGPKIDWSKIHFYWGDERCVPPDDDDSNYKMTVEHLFSKIDVPRANIHRILGESDPKREALRYANLLEINLDRVAGVPQFDLVLLGMGDDGHTASIFPHEIELWNAHDHCVVATHPDSKQKRVSINGKVINRAKEVIFLVTGASKAEKVNEIHNQKEGHEKYPAALVKPKSGKLTWFLDEEAAQ from the coding sequence ATGGAGGTAAAGATATATAAAGATAAACAAGAAGTGGCCCAACAATTCTCGGCCTACTTTGCGGATTTGGTTCACAGGAAGCAGACTTTTCATGTGGCTCTTTCAGGAGGCAGTACGCCAAAATTAGCTTTCGATGTTTTGGCTTCCGAATATGGACCGAAAATAGATTGGTCAAAAATTCATTTTTATTGGGGTGATGAACGCTGCGTGCCGCCCGATGATGATGACAGCAATTATAAGATGACCGTTGAACATCTTTTTTCAAAGATAGATGTTCCGAGAGCCAATATTCATCGAATTTTGGGCGAAAGTGACCCAAAGCGCGAAGCACTTCGCTATGCCAATCTTTTGGAAATCAATTTAGATAGGGTAGCGGGTGTACCGCAATTCGATTTGGTGCTGTTGGGAATGGGCGATGATGGACATACGGCTTCGATATTTCCGCATGAAATCGAACTTTGGAATGCCCATGACCATTGTGTGGTGGCCACGCATCCTGATTCCAAGCAAAAACGTGTCTCCATAAACGGTAAGGTCATCAATAGGGCCAAAGAGGTCATTTTTTTGGTCACTGGGGCTTCAAAAGCTGAAAAAGTGAATGAAATCCATAATCAAAAAGAAGGTCATGAAAAGTATCCGGCTGCATTGGTAAAGCCAAAGTCGGGAAAGTTGACCTGGTTTTTGGACGAGGAGGCCGCTCAGTGA